One genomic window of Blastopirellula retiformator includes the following:
- a CDS encoding alpha/beta hydrolase family protein, which translates to MATLYRSLFSPLLLTTLLLAPTVAAAAPQVRQIDQEPKDASRDRVVPIRIYLPETEKPLPVILFSHGLGGSRENSRYLGDFWAEHGYVSVFLQHAGSDEEVWKGVERRQILQAMKQAANGKNMLDRNKDVSFILDQLEIWNKQHDSALHSKLDLKHIGMAGHSFGAVTTTAVAGRKFPLGMTTSEPRLDAFLPMSPQTSKGMSAADSFGEIKAPMLCMTGTEDSSHIDGNTTPASRREVYKALPAGDKYELVFDGAQHSAFSDTTGLRVGRRDPDHHPAIQQISLKFWDAYLKNDAAAKQWLQSNQPRKETTLKKSDVWQWK; encoded by the coding sequence ATGGCGACGCTCTATCGGTCCTTGTTCAGCCCCCTGCTGCTGACCACCCTATTGCTGGCGCCCACCGTAGCGGCAGCGGCGCCCCAGGTTCGTCAAATCGATCAAGAGCCGAAAGACGCCTCGCGGGATCGCGTCGTCCCAATTCGCATCTACCTGCCCGAAACAGAGAAGCCGTTACCGGTAATTCTCTTTTCGCATGGCCTGGGGGGCTCGCGAGAGAACAGTCGTTACCTGGGCGACTTCTGGGCCGAGCATGGTTACGTCAGCGTCTTCCTGCAGCATGCCGGGAGCGATGAGGAAGTCTGGAAAGGAGTCGAGCGCCGCCAGATCTTGCAGGCAATGAAACAAGCGGCCAACGGCAAGAACATGCTCGACCGCAACAAAGACGTCTCGTTCATTCTTGATCAGTTGGAAATCTGGAATAAACAACACGACAGCGCCCTACACAGCAAACTCGATCTCAAACATATCGGCATGGCCGGGCATAGCTTCGGCGCGGTCACCACGACGGCGGTCGCCGGTCGCAAGTTTCCGCTCGGCATGACCACCAGCGAACCGCGGCTCGACGCCTTTCTGCCGATGAGCCCGCAGACGAGCAAGGGCATGTCAGCCGCAGATTCGTTTGGCGAAATCAAAGCCCCGATGCTCTGCATGACCGGCACCGAAGACAGCAGCCACATCGACGGCAATACGACGCCGGCGTCGCGCCGCGAAGTCTACAAGGCGCTGCCGGCCGGCGATAAGTACGAGTTGGTTTTCGACGGCGCCCAGCACTCCGCCTTTTCTGACACTACCGGACTTCGCGTCGGCCGACGTGATCCGGACCACCATCCGGCGATCCAGCAAATCAGCCTGAAGTTTTGGGACGCCTATTTGAAGAACGACGCCGCCGCCAAACAGTGGCTGCAGTCGAACCAGCCCCGCAAGGAAACGACGCTAAAGAAAAGCGACGTCTGGCAGTGGAAGTGA
- a CDS encoding DEAD/DEAH box helicase: MNLPEADAAAPSIVSFANLEVSVETHSQTFDDSLELATESTPLKIDAPKVVSIPCRAPRVAVKTYVFPEAPDWAVGPPPAKKTPADNQNALESGVEDKEAKPSQAKKPATRIKPPADVIKLQDRLYYLLQPSLESLVSTGSLEFPFEPFPYQFEGIAFLFPRTAAVLADEMGLGKTMQAISTMRMLIRSGEARNILLICPKPLVTNWKREFATWAPEIPVSIIEGDQARRTWQWRSTEAPVKIANYELMMRDQEIVNDESLRFDLVVLDEAQRIKNSGSTTAQIVRAIPRDRSWALTGTPIENCTDDLVGIFEFLVPGYLYKGMPLKQLCTATSEYIIRRTKDMVLEDMPPRLYRDADLSLSPAQQETYELAENEGIVRLEKMGEELTVQHVFELVLRLKQICNFDPRTGDSSKMEQLRADMEEVAASGKKAIVFSQWTQTIEQIRKQLEPFGPLEYHGKIPSKHRDGVIDQFKHDPSKHVILMSYGAGSVGLNLQFCEYVFLFDRWWNPAIEDQAINRAHRIGAKGAVTVSRYLAMNTIETRIDQVLNEKRELFNTLFAEAGTPQPGGLSKDEIFGLFNLRSPKGPIRLAA; encoded by the coding sequence ATGAATCTGCCGGAAGCCGATGCGGCGGCGCCGTCGATCGTTTCGTTCGCTAATCTGGAAGTGAGCGTCGAAACGCACAGTCAAACGTTTGACGATTCGCTGGAGCTGGCGACCGAGTCGACGCCGCTGAAGATTGACGCTCCTAAGGTGGTGTCGATTCCTTGTCGAGCGCCGCGCGTGGCGGTCAAGACTTATGTCTTCCCCGAAGCGCCTGATTGGGCGGTCGGACCTCCGCCCGCCAAAAAAACGCCGGCCGACAATCAGAATGCCCTCGAGTCTGGCGTGGAAGATAAAGAGGCGAAGCCGAGCCAGGCCAAAAAGCCGGCGACGCGGATCAAGCCGCCGGCCGACGTGATCAAACTGCAAGATCGGCTCTACTACCTACTGCAGCCTTCGCTGGAGTCGTTGGTCAGCACCGGCTCATTGGAGTTTCCGTTCGAGCCGTTTCCGTACCAGTTTGAAGGGATCGCGTTTCTCTTTCCGCGTACGGCGGCCGTCTTGGCGGACGAGATGGGATTGGGCAAGACGATGCAGGCCATTTCGACGATGCGGATGTTGATCCGCTCGGGAGAGGCCCGCAACATCTTGTTGATCTGCCCCAAGCCGTTGGTGACCAACTGGAAGCGGGAGTTCGCCACGTGGGCGCCGGAGATTCCGGTCTCGATTATTGAAGGGGACCAGGCGCGGCGAACGTGGCAATGGCGCTCGACCGAAGCGCCAGTGAAGATCGCCAACTACGAACTGATGATGCGCGATCAAGAGATCGTCAACGACGAATCGCTGCGGTTTGACCTGGTGGTGTTGGACGAAGCGCAGCGGATCAAAAACTCCGGCAGCACCACGGCGCAGATTGTACGGGCGATCCCGCGAGATCGCAGCTGGGCGCTGACCGGCACGCCGATCGAAAATTGCACCGACGACCTAGTCGGGATCTTCGAGTTCCTGGTGCCTGGTTATCTGTACAAAGGGATGCCGCTCAAACAATTGTGCACGGCGACCAGCGAGTACATCATTCGCCGCACCAAGGATATGGTGCTTGAGGATATGCCGCCGCGGCTGTATCGCGACGCCGACTTGTCGCTGTCGCCAGCACAACAAGAGACGTACGAACTGGCGGAGAACGAGGGGATCGTGCGGCTCGAAAAGATGGGGGAAGAGCTAACGGTACAGCACGTGTTTGAATTGGTGCTGCGGCTGAAGCAGATCTGCAACTTCGATCCGCGGACCGGCGACAGCAGCAAGATGGAACAACTGCGGGCCGACATGGAAGAAGTCGCCGCCAGCGGCAAGAAGGCGATCGTCTTTAGCCAATGGACGCAAACGATCGAACAGATCCGCAAACAGCTGGAGCCTTTCGGGCCGCTCGAGTATCACGGCAAAATCCCGAGCAAACATCGCGACGGCGTGATCGACCAATTTAAGCATGACCCGTCGAAGCACGTCATTCTGATGAGCTATGGCGCCGGGAGCGTGGGGCTCAATCTACAGTTTTGCGAGTATGTCTTCCTGTTTGATCGTTGGTGGAATCCGGCGATTGAAGATCAGGCGATCAATCGAGCGCATCGGATCGGGGCCAAGGGCGCGGTCACGGTTTCGCGGTATCTGGCGATGAACACGATCGAGACGCGAATTGATCAGGTGCTCAACGAAAAGCGGGAGCTGTTCAATACGCTGTTTGCCGAGGCTGGGACTCCGCAGCCGGGCGGGTTGTCGAAAGACGAGATCTTCGGCCTGTTTAACTTGCGAAGTCCCAAGGGACCGATTCGCCTGGCCGCTTGA
- a CDS encoding RNA polymerase sigma factor: MTQESIDIAELIRQIRSGQPAAAEQLFRYCEPEIRAEIRYRLRSTAVRRVVDSQDICQSVMFSFFLRIGAGQYEIEQPQELLRLLLKIARNKTHDAYRFQLADRRDVRRVRSLDDAKELEERQGQENVIADKMEMSELLEELERKLSTQEFEIASLRRQGYRWDEIGAKLGDSPETLRKRFHRAIEKIGRTLTPRF; this comes from the coding sequence ATGACGCAAGAATCGATCGATATCGCGGAACTCATCCGCCAAATCCGTAGTGGACAACCAGCGGCCGCCGAGCAGTTGTTTCGATATTGCGAGCCCGAGATTCGAGCCGAGATTCGCTATCGGCTGCGCAGCACGGCTGTGCGGCGAGTGGTCGACTCGCAGGATATTTGCCAATCGGTGATGTTCTCTTTCTTCTTGCGGATCGGCGCCGGGCAATACGAGATCGAGCAGCCCCAAGAGTTGCTGCGGTTGCTGCTAAAAATTGCCCGCAACAAGACGCATGACGCCTATCGCTTTCAATTGGCTGATAGACGGGATGTGCGGCGGGTGCGATCACTGGACGATGCGAAAGAGTTGGAAGAGCGGCAAGGGCAAGAGAATGTGATCGCCGACAAGATGGAAATGTCCGAGCTGTTGGAAGAGTTGGAGCGGAAGTTGTCGACCCAGGAATTCGAGATCGCCTCGCTTCGTCGACAAGGCTATCGGTGGGATGAGATTGGGGCCAAGTTGGGCGATTCTCCCGAGACGTTGCGAAAGCGTTTTCATCGCGCCATTGAGAAAATTGGCCGCACGTTAACTCCCAGGTTTTAG
- a CDS encoding serine/threonine-protein kinase has product MHAPKDEDLHADLRLIDQLCQDQNRRWQAGERPTVEEYLAQNPELGGDADDLFDLVYNELQLRRSLTESFSLQDYQLRFPQFAARLERQLRFHDALDAVRESSCMTKTLSPTVTPRATCGLAEGQTLGRYRVQRPVGSGGFGVVYLAIDTQLNREVALKIPRVDDLPDLQRKRFLQEAELAASLEHPHLVAVYDAGQVDEISYIASAFCPGRNLAQHLASRGEPYDVRTAVEIAAHLADAMHHAHERGVVHRDLKPSNVMLTGKPCGELPFTPQITDFGLAKLGEQRMRETSTSLVMGTPLYMAPEQYRGRGPTGETTDIYSLGVILYEMLTGKPPYEGETYFEVANAVIRGQVASPQRSNREISRDLAAITLRCIERDPAHRYQNCADLARDLRLAADGKRVSIRRPNAWERFVQWANEGQRIYDAGAVACWLAVCMTIWMVSANLGAAWIFVDSEHVKSVDLASEHLTSAILIVTTVLPLFLAGVAVLRDKIWGIYLGILFAVIPVVMTLLSISEDPVVHKTIYGDNLLARFLVFTLIGLTHLVLLVMLSNALRVVWREKRLDRRYRPAELAPSAEQTRAS; this is encoded by the coding sequence ATGCACGCTCCCAAAGACGAAGACTTGCACGCAGATTTGCGTTTGATCGATCAGCTTTGCCAAGATCAAAACCGGCGCTGGCAAGCGGGAGAACGACCGACCGTCGAGGAGTACCTGGCGCAGAATCCTGAGTTAGGGGGCGATGCCGACGATCTGTTTGATCTGGTTTACAACGAACTTCAATTGCGACGATCATTGACCGAGTCGTTTTCGTTGCAAGATTACCAATTGCGTTTTCCGCAGTTTGCCGCCCGACTTGAGCGGCAGTTGCGTTTCCACGACGCTCTCGACGCCGTGCGCGAGTCGAGCTGCATGACGAAGACGCTGTCGCCTACTGTGACGCCGCGGGCAACTTGCGGTCTGGCCGAAGGGCAGACGCTGGGACGCTATCGCGTGCAGCGGCCAGTCGGCTCTGGCGGTTTTGGCGTCGTCTATCTGGCGATTGATACGCAACTTAACCGCGAGGTAGCGCTAAAAATTCCGCGGGTCGACGACTTGCCGGACCTACAGCGGAAACGCTTTTTACAGGAAGCGGAATTGGCCGCGTCGCTTGAGCACCCGCATTTGGTGGCGGTGTACGACGCTGGGCAGGTTGATGAGATCTCTTACATCGCGTCCGCCTTTTGTCCGGGGCGGAACTTGGCGCAGCATCTTGCCAGCCGCGGCGAGCCGTATGACGTTCGCACAGCGGTGGAGATCGCGGCGCATCTGGCCGACGCGATGCATCATGCGCACGAGCGGGGCGTCGTTCATCGCGACCTGAAGCCAAGTAACGTCATGCTGACCGGCAAGCCGTGCGGCGAGCTTCCCTTTACGCCGCAGATCACCGATTTCGGCCTGGCGAAGCTGGGTGAACAGCGGATGCGCGAGACCAGCACCAGCCTGGTGATGGGAACTCCCCTGTACATGGCGCCAGAGCAATATCGCGGCCGCGGGCCGACCGGCGAAACGACCGACATCTATTCGCTGGGCGTGATCCTGTACGAGATGTTGACCGGCAAGCCGCCTTACGAAGGCGAGACCTATTTTGAGGTCGCCAACGCAGTCATCCGCGGTCAAGTTGCGTCGCCCCAGCGATCCAATCGAGAAATTTCTCGCGACTTGGCGGCGATCACCTTGCGCTGTATCGAACGCGATCCTGCCCATCGTTACCAGAACTGCGCCGATCTGGCTCGCGACTTGCGACTGGCGGCGGACGGAAAACGAGTCAGCATTCGTCGCCCCAATGCGTGGGAGCGGTTTGTGCAGTGGGCGAACGAGGGGCAACGGATCTACGACGCCGGAGCGGTCGCTTGTTGGTTGGCGGTTTGCATGACGATTTGGATGGTTTCGGCGAACCTCGGAGCGGCTTGGATCTTCGTCGATTCAGAACATGTGAAAAGCGTCGACCTGGCGTCGGAGCATCTTACCTCCGCGATTCTGATCGTGACGACCGTGTTGCCGCTGTTCCTGGCGGGCGTCGCCGTCCTCCGCGACAAGATCTGGGGCATCTATCTCGGCATCCTTTTCGCCGTGATTCCCGTGGTGATGACCCTTCTTTCGATCAGCGAAGATCCAGTCGTTCATAAGACTATTTACGGAGACAATTTACTGGCCCGGTTCTTGGTCTTTACGCTGATCGGCCTTACCCACCTGGTGTTGCTGGTAATGTTGAGCAACGCCCTGCGCGTCGTTTGGCGCGAAAAGCGGCTTGATCGGCGATATCGTCCGGCGGAACTTGCCCCGTCTGCGGAACAAACGCGAGCGAGCTAA
- a CDS encoding sulfatase-like hydrolase/transferase, with protein MSRSLVLRLAIFAWLLTHTSPEWLTPAASAQDASSQRPPNVLLLVADDLGYAELGCYGNTEVRTPHLDKFAAKSLLCRQAYVTAPNCSPSRAGFLTGRFPTRFGYEFNPIGARNEDPGAGMPMQQKTLAEYLHDAGYTTGLVGKWHLGGAADFHPQRHGFDEFFGFLHEGHYFVPSPWQDTTTWLRRRGLPKGAGERYRINDQLIYSSHMGHDEPAYDANNPILRGGQAVAEQAYLTDAITRESVSFVDRYQNHPWFLYVAYNAVHSPLQAKNETLEKFSDVEDIHRRIFLAMLADLDQSVGAILQAVEESGQMENTLILFFSDNGGPTRETTASNLPLRAGKGSMYEGGIRVPMILCWPGHTQPGTTTDNVFSSLDLYATVAEVIGRPTSYPLDGVAWSQNLAPSPPPRTLYWRQGKRAALRQGRWKLVADRGHDASSDWELYDLTRDPSEETNLADAPAHQKRREDILRQWRSLDQEMATPLF; from the coding sequence ATGTCCCGCTCGCTTGTCTTGCGTCTGGCGATATTCGCCTGGTTGTTGACGCACACTTCGCCTGAATGGTTGACGCCAGCCGCATCAGCCCAAGACGCCTCATCCCAACGTCCGCCCAACGTGTTGCTGTTGGTCGCCGATGACCTGGGCTATGCGGAACTTGGTTGTTACGGCAATACCGAGGTTCGGACGCCGCATCTGGATAAATTCGCGGCGAAGTCGCTTCTCTGCCGCCAAGCGTACGTAACGGCGCCAAATTGCAGTCCCAGTCGGGCAGGCTTTCTGACCGGTCGGTTTCCGACCCGGTTCGGGTACGAGTTCAACCCAATTGGCGCCCGGAACGAAGACCCCGGCGCCGGCATGCCGATGCAGCAAAAAACGTTGGCCGAGTATCTGCACGACGCCGGCTATACGACGGGACTGGTCGGCAAATGGCATCTCGGAGGCGCCGCCGATTTTCATCCACAGCGACATGGTTTCGACGAGTTCTTCGGATTTCTACACGAAGGCCACTATTTCGTTCCTTCTCCTTGGCAAGATACGACCACCTGGTTGCGGCGGCGTGGATTGCCGAAGGGCGCTGGCGAGCGATATCGCATTAACGACCAGCTGATTTATTCATCCCATATGGGACATGACGAACCGGCGTACGACGCAAACAATCCAATCTTGCGTGGTGGGCAAGCGGTGGCGGAACAAGCGTATTTGACCGATGCGATCACCCGCGAGTCGGTCTCATTTGTCGATCGCTATCAGAACCATCCTTGGTTCCTCTACGTTGCTTACAACGCCGTCCACAGTCCGCTACAGGCCAAGAACGAAACGCTGGAGAAGTTCTCTGACGTCGAGGATATCCATCGCCGGATCTTCCTGGCGATGTTGGCCGATCTTGATCAAAGCGTCGGCGCAATCTTGCAAGCGGTCGAGGAGTCGGGGCAAATGGAAAACACCTTGATCCTGTTCTTCAGCGACAATGGGGGACCGACGCGCGAAACGACCGCCAGCAACTTACCGCTACGAGCCGGCAAGGGCTCGATGTACGAAGGGGGCATCCGAGTTCCCATGATCCTGTGTTGGCCCGGACATACGCAACCGGGCACGACGACCGACAACGTCTTCAGTTCGCTCGATCTGTATGCGACGGTCGCCGAAGTGATCGGACGACCAACGTCCTATCCGCTCGACGGCGTCGCTTGGTCGCAAAATCTCGCCCCATCGCCGCCACCAAGGACGCTCTACTGGAGACAAGGAAAACGCGCCGCGCTGCGTCAGGGCCGCTGGAAGCTTGTCGCCGATCGAGGACACGACGCTTCGTCCGATTGGGAATTGTACGATCTGACTCGCGACCCCAGCGAAGAAACGAATCTAGCTGACGCGCCAGCGCACCAAAAACGGCGGGAAGATATCCTTCGCCAATGGCGCAGCCTAGACCAGGAGATGGCGACGCCCTTGTTTTAG
- a CDS encoding tetratricopeptide repeat protein, with amino-acid sequence MLAVSGCAAFSRQGAAHQRVVNGRLLTQQGVDALQRGDIERAESLLAKAKKSCPVDVQTRSQYAEALHRKGDIDGAIVEMKEAIRISGDDAALMVRLGRIYYLAGRFPEANEQAQLAISKYPRHAEAWLLAGELAERQGNWKDAEASYLRCASYAEDLPPVHIRLARTQRHLSQPDRSLASLTRAERAYPQGEAPIELLVEQGYTCQAAGRYEAACNYLIAAMEKGAPTPELMSRLAQCELAAGRIARAEWALRQTLSMDPQNVRGREIAAEIPLARQRMEQTLRR; translated from the coding sequence TTGCTAGCAGTTTCGGGATGCGCCGCGTTCTCGCGACAAGGGGCCGCCCATCAACGGGTCGTCAATGGCCGGCTGCTGACCCAGCAAGGGGTTGATGCGCTTCAGCGGGGAGATATCGAGAGAGCCGAGTCGCTATTGGCGAAGGCGAAGAAGTCATGCCCGGTCGACGTGCAAACGCGTTCCCAATACGCCGAAGCCCTGCATCGCAAAGGAGACATCGACGGGGCGATCGTCGAAATGAAAGAGGCGATCCGAATCTCAGGCGACGACGCAGCGTTAATGGTTCGGCTTGGTCGTATCTATTATCTCGCGGGTCGATTTCCCGAGGCGAACGAGCAGGCCCAACTAGCAATCTCGAAATATCCTCGCCACGCCGAAGCTTGGCTGTTAGCGGGCGAGCTGGCCGAGCGCCAGGGGAATTGGAAGGACGCGGAAGCGAGCTATCTTCGTTGTGCGTCTTACGCCGAGGACCTGCCGCCGGTCCATATTCGTCTCGCCCGAACGCAACGCCATCTATCCCAGCCGGACCGTTCGCTAGCAAGTCTAACCCGCGCCGAACGCGCCTATCCGCAAGGCGAAGCGCCGATCGAGTTGCTGGTCGAACAGGGGTATACCTGTCAGGCGGCGGGGCGCTATGAAGCGGCCTGCAACTATCTGATTGCGGCGATGGAGAAGGGGGCGCCGACGCCAGAGTTGATGTCCCGTTTAGCGCAATGCGAATTGGCGGCGGGGCGAATTGCTCGCGCCGAATGGGCTTTGCGGCAAACTTTGTCGATGGATCCGCAAAATGTCCGCGGCCGCGAGATCGCCGCAGAAATCCCCCTTGCTCGGCAGCGAATGGAGCAAACGCTGCGGCGTTAG
- a CDS encoding CNNM domain-containing protein, producing the protein MIWIIGLFIFSVFLSAFFSGTETGFYRVTRIRLVLDALDGRFMAKFLLFLTNHPALFVATTLIGNNLANYLVSLSIVLAAGALFPGNSTVELLLPTLLAPLLFVYGESLPKSLFFHAPNTLLLRGSPLFFLCAILFAPFAAVLWVLGQALQWLLGESPTQVRLQLARKELVDVLEEGGEAGLLNAAQRRLAQGLFAVANQSVGALAAPITKNQVAILGAEKKTALVYAKKNKISAMPVAKQGADKGDLIGYVRTCDLILAPEDAIQSYRMLPVVAGSDTQIAALLRMQSSGESMAVVKARDGKTLGIVTLDQLMRPILYSES; encoded by the coding sequence ATGATCTGGATCATCGGCCTGTTCATCTTCTCGGTGTTTCTCTCGGCGTTCTTCAGCGGCACCGAAACCGGCTTTTACCGCGTGACGCGCATCCGTCTGGTGTTGGATGCTCTCGACGGGCGGTTCATGGCGAAGTTTCTCCTCTTCTTGACGAATCACCCGGCGCTGTTTGTCGCCACGACGCTGATCGGCAACAACCTGGCGAACTACCTGGTGTCGCTCTCCATTGTGCTCGCCGCCGGAGCGTTATTCCCCGGCAATTCGACCGTCGAACTCTTGCTGCCGACGCTATTGGCGCCGCTACTATTCGTCTACGGCGAGTCGCTGCCCAAGAGCCTCTTCTTCCATGCCCCAAATACGCTGCTGTTGCGCGGCAGTCCCCTGTTTTTCCTTTGCGCAATTCTGTTTGCCCCCTTCGCGGCGGTGCTGTGGGTTTTGGGCCAGGCGCTGCAGTGGCTGTTAGGGGAATCGCCGACCCAGGTTCGCCTACAACTGGCCCGCAAAGAGCTGGTTGATGTACTGGAAGAAGGGGGCGAAGCGGGCCTGCTCAACGCCGCACAACGCCGACTGGCGCAAGGGCTGTTCGCCGTCGCCAACCAATCAGTCGGAGCCTTGGCGGCGCCGATTACGAAAAACCAGGTGGCGATTCTGGGCGCCGAGAAGAAGACCGCCCTGGTCTACGCCAAGAAGAACAAGATCAGCGCGATGCCGGTTGCGAAACAGGGCGCGGACAAAGGAGATCTGATCGGCTACGTGCGAACGTGCGACTTGATCTTGGCGCCAGAGGACGCGATTCAATCGTATCGCATGTTGCCGGTGGTCGCCGGCAGCGACACGCAGATCGCGGCGCTGCTGCGGATGCAAAGCAGCGGAGAAAGCATGGCCGTCGTCAAAGCCCGCGACGGCAAAACGTTGGGGATCGTCACGCTCGACCAACTGATGCGGCCGATTCTGTACAGCGAAAGCTAA
- a CDS encoding CNNM domain-containing protein, giving the protein MELIAAISPWLIFMAALLALSAIFSAAEAAFFYLKVDDRRKLAAGNSTQQIAAQLLNDPDRLLSAVLFWNLVVNVLYFSLASVVGIRIEKDFGGAAAAGFAAGSLMMIIFSSEMLPKSLAVLRAPAIATILALPVALAIKLADPILPLLRMVITLSRRVIWPGFQPEPYLQVSDLERAIQFSTENAALLEQEQVALQNIVSLSDLTVNELMRPRRQYRSFRPPVAKADLDGEVPPSGYLLVTEPDSEDVAGGFNLMTATDLPEENLERLAVPVLYAPWCTKASVVLQQMITRQREVAAVVNELGEVIGVLTLSDAAEAIFSYHSGRSERLLQRQTFEQLEPGVWLIPGMTSLRRLAKRFGVEIPPVRPTTVNGLLHEELEQLPEPGDEVTWGSFHFHVVSVPLRGQPIVRLSLIENEEEST; this is encoded by the coding sequence ATGGAATTGATTGCGGCGATCTCGCCGTGGTTGATCTTCATGGCGGCGTTACTCGCTCTATCCGCGATATTTTCAGCAGCCGAAGCGGCTTTCTTCTACTTGAAGGTCGATGACCGTCGGAAGCTGGCTGCCGGAAATAGTACGCAGCAGATTGCTGCGCAGCTACTGAACGACCCCGATCGCCTGTTGTCGGCTGTGTTGTTCTGGAACCTCGTCGTCAACGTGCTCTACTTCAGCTTGGCGTCGGTCGTCGGCATTCGGATCGAAAAAGACTTCGGCGGAGCCGCGGCAGCGGGATTCGCGGCCGGATCGCTGATGATGATCATCTTCTCCAGCGAAATGCTGCCGAAGAGCCTGGCGGTGCTCCGCGCCCCGGCGATTGCGACCATCCTGGCCTTGCCGGTGGCGCTGGCCATCAAGCTGGCCGATCCGATCCTACCGCTGCTACGGATGGTGATCACCCTCTCGCGCCGCGTCATCTGGCCCGGCTTTCAGCCAGAACCGTACCTGCAGGTCTCGGACCTGGAACGAGCGATCCAGTTTTCGACCGAGAACGCCGCTTTGCTTGAGCAAGAACAAGTGGCGCTGCAAAACATCGTTTCGCTCTCCGACTTAACGGTCAACGAACTGATGCGGCCCCGTCGGCAATACCGTTCGTTTCGTCCGCCAGTGGCGAAGGCGGATCTCGACGGCGAAGTGCCTCCTAGCGGCTACTTGCTGGTGACCGAGCCTGACTCGGAAGATGTCGCTGGCGGCTTCAACCTGATGACGGCGACCGACCTGCCGGAAGAAAATCTGGAGCGGCTGGCGGTCCCGGTTCTGTATGCTCCCTGGTGCACCAAAGCGTCGGTCGTGCTGCAGCAGATGATCACGCGGCAGCGAGAAGTCGCCGCGGTCGTCAATGAGTTGGGAGAAGTGATCGGCGTGCTGACGCTCAGCGACGCGGCCGAGGCGATCTTCAGCTACCACTCGGGCCGTAGCGAGCGGCTGCTGCAGCGACAAACGTTTGAGCAACTAGAGCCAGGCGTCTGGCTAATCCCCGGCATGACCAGCTTGCGTCGATTGGCGAAACGCTTTGGGGTCGAGATCCCGCCAGTTCGTCCGACGACGGTCAACGGTTTGCTACACGAAGAGTTGGAGCAATTGCCAGAGCCGGGCGACGAAGTGACCTGGGGCTCGTTTCATTTTCATGTCGTGTCGGTACCGCTTCGCGGTCAACCGATCGTCCGCCTGTCTCTGATTGAGAACGAGGAGGAGTCGACATGA